The following are encoded together in the Triticum dicoccoides isolate Atlit2015 ecotype Zavitan chromosome 6B, WEW_v2.0, whole genome shotgun sequence genome:
- the LOC119326479 gene encoding pentatricopeptide repeat-containing protein At1g73400, mitochondrial-like, producing MISPNLPLRLRHLRCLLAAAPLSPPAAAYYSRASSPPSNRAQALPPPPPPRRHLPDLPARRFSSGHVLLPTNLQEEHVASLSDRIYHAVTETEEGSNEGTEAALDALGAELTTPLVADVMHRLRYEEKLAFRFFAWASQQDNYEHEHRTYNDMIDILSGTRYKSRQFGVLCDVLDHMKRHGTRSVPVEDLLGILRAYTEKHLTNLRKLAKKRRVRMRTPPETDAINILLDAFCKCGMVREAETVFGRVKKKLQGNAETYSILFFGWCRARDPKKAMKVLEEMVEMKHTPENFTYIAAIDSFCSAGLISEARELFEFMRTEGSKISSPTAKVYAIMIVALAKADRMDECFELISDMIKRGCMPDVSTFKDLIEGMCLVDRLDAAYCILEEMGKAGFPPDIVTYNCFLEVLCRLQKADDALKLAERMIEAHCEPSVHTYNMLMVMFFEMREPHRALDIWTEMDKRGCRRAVDTYEIMIDGLFDCGRTEDATTLLDEVINHDMKLSYKKFDSIMLQLSAVGNLGAIHRLSEHMRKFYNVAMSRRFSITQKKKSIGIRRR from the coding sequence ATGATATCCCCCAACCTCCCCCTCCGGCTCCGCCACCTCCGCTGCCTTCTCGCCGCGGCGCCCTTGTCCCCCCCCGCCGCCGCATACTACTCGCGCGCATCCTCCCCACCTTCAAACCGCGCTCAGGCCCTGCCCCCGCCCCCGCCACCGCGGCGCCATCTCCCGGACCTCCCGGCGCGACGGTTCTCCTCCGGGCACGTCCTCCTCCCCACCAACCTCCAGGAGGAGCACGTCGCGTCTCTGTCCGACAGGATCTACCACGCGGTGACAGAGACAGAGGAGGGCTCCAACGAGGGCACGGAGGCCGCCCTCGACGCGCTGGGCGCCGAGCTGACCACCCCGCTCGTGGCCGACGTGATGCACCGCCTGCGCTACGAGGAGAAGCTGGCCTTCCGCTTCTTCGCCTGGGCGTCCCAGCAGGACAACTACGAGCACGAGCACCGCACGTACAACGACATGATCGACATCCTCTCCGGGACGCGGTACAAGTCCCGCCAGTTCGGCGTCCTCTGCGACGTGCTCGACCACATGAAGCGCCACGGCACGAGGTCGGTGCCGGTCGAGGACCTGCTGGGCATCCTGCGCGCCTACACCGAGAAGCACCTCACCAACCTTAGGAAGCTGGCGAAGAAGCGGCGGGTGCGGATGCGCACGCCGCCGGAGACCGACGCGATCAACATCCTCCTGGACGCGTTTTGCAAGTGCGGGATGGTCAGGGAGGCGGAGACGGTGTTTGGTCGCGTGAAGAAGAAGCTGCAAGGAAATGCCGAGACCTACAGCATCCTCTTCTTTGGGTGGTGCCGCGCCAGGGACCCCAAGAAGGCCATGAAGGTGCTCGAGGAAATGGTTGAGATGAAGCACACCCCAGAGAACTTCACGTACATTGCTGCTATTGACTCGTTCTGCAGCGCTGGTTTGATCTCGGAGGCAAGAGAGTTGTTTGAGTTCATGAGGACCGAGGGATCGAAGATATCCTCTCCCACTGCTAAGGTATATGCTATTATGATTGTTGCGCTAGCCAAAGCTGATCGGATGGATGAGTGCTTTGAGCTGATTTCAGATATGATTAAACGAGGCTGCATGCCTGATGTATCAACCTTTAAAGATTTGATTGAAGGCATGTGCTTGGTGGATAGACTCGATGCTGCCTACTGCATTTTGGAGGAGATGGGGAAGGCTGGGTTTCCTCCTGACATTGTCACTTACAATTGCTTTCTTGAGGTACTTTGTCGTCTTCAGAAGGCTGATGATGCGCTCAAACTCGCCGAGAGGATGATAGAAGCACACTGTGAGCCCAGTGTTCATACTTACAATATGCTGATGGTGATGTTTTTTGAGATGAGAGAGCCACACAGGGCACTCGATATTTGGACTGAAATGGACAAGAGAGGATGTCGACGTGCTGTTGATACCTACGAAATAATGATTGATGGGCTGTTTGATTGTGGAAGAACGGAAGATGCAACCACTCTTCTAGATGAAGTAATAAACCATGATATGAAACTGTCGTACAAGAAGTTCGATTCTATCATGCTGCAATTGTCAGCTGTTGGCAACCTTGGCGCAATACATCGGCTTTCAGAGCATATGAGAAAATTTTACAATGTTGCAATGTCAAGACGTTTTTCGATCACACAGAAGAAGAAGAGCATTGGTATTAGAAGGAGATGA